In the genome of Populus trichocarpa isolate Nisqually-1 chromosome 10, P.trichocarpa_v4.1, whole genome shotgun sequence, the window gttttttttttttgtcttttctaaggttaaaAATGTGCTTTCACTGTACATGGATTATGAAAAACCATAAACACCTCTGCACAACAGCTCaataaatttttgttcttaggggaaaagaattatttttacgGTTaagaaacttataaaaaatcaataaaacccTTAGTCAACAATTATAAATTTCATTGATTCAGGGGTAAaagagtatttttattgtataaaaaagaTACATACATCTccaaataataatgaattaatGAAAAAGACTAATAAACCCCCGGCTTCAAGGCTTAAATTTtttcaacttaatattaaaaaaataatttaatttagctatccacaataaattatatatacagaAATAAAGTTAAACTCCCAAACCTTTTCGCTTTTCTTTGAATATTTAAAAGAGAGATCGGTATTGTAGAATTCGCTGATAATAAAATAGGGAAAGATTCATgctgataataaaaaagagaaagattcatcaaacaatcaagcctcaaacaaaaaaataatcttgatagAATCAATACTCTTGATATATGTAATAGAGTTTGACTAGCTTGTAACTCTCCAATGACGTTGGCTTCTTTACTTCAAACTTGGATTTTTCTGTATAAACTTATCCGAGCTTTGATTCCGAGAGCTAGTAGAGTTGCGAACCAGTGAAATTTTATTTCCGATTTGCCAATTGCGAGACTGGTTTCCATTGATATGCTATGGTAGCCACCATTATGATTTGCAtttcttttaggaaaaaaaacatgctctTCTAAGGGTTTATGTTTCCTCCACTAATTCCTGCACACTACACCTCTTGCGCCATAGAGGATGAGGCAGTGATGCAGCCAAGCTCGAGATAGTAGATAATTCTGAGGGAATATATTTGTTATAATTAGGTAATGATTTGTTTCATATACATTATTTGAATGACTTatagatatatttatagattaataaaacaaatttaagttCAAGAGGAGTTGTGATCGCGTTAGATCagaataataacttaaaaaaactgTAACTTTTGATTTAACTGCTAGATCGAGTTCGGATTTCTACAAGAGTTTCCGTAGAGGTTTTCACTATTATAGCATCTATGACGCTATGCAGACCATCAGATTTTGAGATATCAATATTCTTGTCCTAGAACCCTGGTTTGagtagttttgttattttccttgATTAATTCGGATTTCCtacttgttttgaattttatggttatttacttttgtatttttaaatttttattttattttttagtttaggtAGGTTTTCTAGCCTGTTTAAGGTTATGAaaaccttatagaaagaaagattttattgatatttttttttttaaaaaaactataaatttaggGTTAAATACCCCTTACTCAacaaatatttgtgttttgtttttgttgttatcttTAACTTTGTCCACATCACATAGCTTTCAATCATACAAGCTTCTTTAGTAGATATATACATTAGCCATGGGGCCATAACCATAACTCAAACCATAACAATTTGGCAATATATTTCGGTTTGTTTCTGTGgtgaaaaaattatgttttaattattttaatatttaatattaaaaataaaattttaaaaataaaaaatattattttaatatgttaaaaaaaatatttcaaaaaacaacattaacatTCGCTACCATATCAATCACCGGAGATTGAGTTTGGTTTTCATTGGACGAGAAGAAATTATGGGGGCGAAAGAAAGATCAATCTCTAATTCTGTTGGAAATCCTGGTGGCATAGTTGGTAATTAACTGAAAGGACAGAACCTAATTATTACACTTAGATAATAATAGTAAAGGGCGTGCCCCTCTAATCtttacatgtgtgtgtgtgtgtgtgtgtgtgtctaatCTTTCTTGACCAACCCTGTCTTTGGTATATGCCACAGCTGAAAACTAGtagaaattaatttcaaaaacacacaTGCAGGGAGAGAGACCCACATAGATtcgagaaggaaaaaaacaactgAGAGACAGGCATGgggtttttctcttttctcggCAGAGTTCTCTTCGCTTCCCTCTTCATCCTCTCAGCTTGGCAAATGTACACCATcacttcctttctctcttttagaTCTCTTTGATTTTATCTACTTCTTCGTTTCATTGTCGCTTGTTAAGAAGGATTCATGTGCTTTTTATCTGGGCCCTTTCTCCCAGATCCGATGCTAGTTGTTGATGTCTTTATATTGCTGTTTTCGCttatggttttttgtttttgttagatgTTCAACCCATTATGGAACTGGGTTCCAaacgttttaattttttaactttatcgTCTCATTAGCAAAGAGAAAATGCCTAATGCCGTGAATCCTCTAGCTTCAGTGGAAAATTGCTTCTGCTGATGATTATTTGATCAATTATTTAGTCACATTTTTAGTATATTGACAAATGCACAAAGAAGCCCTTGTGCATTCTTGAAGTCTGATTTTACTGCTGAAATTGATCTTCATGGTGTCTCCTAAAACGAGCAATGTGATGTGTAACAATGCTTTATCATGTAATACCGTGTtctgattttttaatgtttcaaaaaGCATGCCTAATGATTGGCAGCTTCTAAACTACCATTTTCTGTCGAGCTTCGTTATTTAGCTTGGGGGGTTTATGGtattttttgaactaaaaaGCTAGGTGATACTAGCTTCTGTGAACTTTGATGTTCTCTATGCTATCGGTAAACTAATGCTTGACTAAATCTATATAGTCATCAATTTGCAATGCTCTCGTACGGTTAACTGGGGTTGTTGAGCACTCCAGCAAAATGTTGCATGCTTCTGTATTGATGTTGTTTGTATATGCTTAGGTTCAACGAATTTGGCGAAGATGGTGGCCCTGCTGTGCCGGAATTGATTTCCAAGCTTGCTATTGTCAAGAAGCATATTTCCTCTCAATTGGGGGTAGTGGTCTCGGACATTGATGTAAGAAATTTTCCCCTTAACCTGTTGCTTCTGTAattcttgcatattttttttggtgtcattTCACTTTGTATGCTGCTCACTTTCTGATTCAGAGGTATTTTATGCAGCCTAGACATTTGGTAGCGGGCATGATTGTTCTAAAGGGTCTTGGAggctttttatttgtatttggcAGCCCTTTTGGTGCTTATCTCCTGGTTagattttcctttcctttgGGTCTTTATTTGATTGATCGCCTTTAGAATGTGATGAAGCATTACTTGGCTCTGCCCAGAAGCTGCTTCTGATTCATACAGTCATCATCAAAGTAAATATTTCAGTATTTCTATTTTGCTTCAGCTTACCTACTTGGCGCTTTCCTCCCCAATTCTGTACAACTTCTATGACTACGATCGGGATGAGTCCAAGTACTTTGTTCTGTTAAATGAATTTTTGCAGGTTTGTCTTAACATGACCTTTTGATGTTGTTTAGCTCCCCTTTTCTCTTGTTCTTCTATTTTGCATTTATGCTGGGAAACCACCTTTATTTTTGGGTTGGTGATGTTTTTGCAGAGCGTTGCACTTTTTGGTGCATTGCTTTTCTTCATAGGGATGAAGAACTTGATTCCAAATAGACAGCTCAAGAAGAAGACTCCCAAGGCAAAAGTGGGCTAGGCATAACGAAGAAGCAAACTTTAAAGATTGGATGATTGTTGTAGGTGCTGAAAATTTTCAGGGTGTCGAGTGGCTGCACATATCATATATCTATGGATGTTTCCGAAGCTCTATCTATATGATACCCAAATTTGTTAGTTCTTTTGTTGTTTGGCTCGATATACTTTCCATTTTATctaatgaaatttatttatcatcTGTTAAGCTAGAATATGGCTATGATTTTCGCGAATTTATGAATGGTTGGTcatggattaatattttttaagcctCAGTTACCCAGTTAGACGAGTAATTTTACTAAACCAGAAAAGTATTctgttcatttaatttttggggCCAGACGATTATCAATACGTTCACCTCCAAAAATTATCTCTTGGTTACTGACCCGGCATTTTCCATTGTGTTCTCACTCCTCTGTTGTTCGAAACCATTCCAAGCAATGTCCCAAgttaacaattaattaacttCTAGTACTAAACatggattaaaatttaattgggttaaatttagagtttgtttgattttgtgttttagaaatgtttttgaaaaaattattattttttattttaaattaaattttttaatgttttctgatcattttgatacagtaatattaaaaaaaataaaatttttaaaaatattaaaataaaatttttataaataacttttttttttaaagaactgCTGTGCTCTTAAACATTGAaacaagtatattttatttactgttCTTAATACTTTGGAAAATTTATTAAGTTCTTTTAAATATACTATAAAGGTGTATTTTTTAGATGGATTTAGTTTTGGTTTATGTtgtctcaaaaatatttttatattgtcaaacaaaagaaatcaatgccctttatgtaaaaaatgttttttttctaacaatgaaaaaaataaaattcagaatGTTGCAATAACTTTGCAAGAGTTAGCAATTGACGTGTCGTTCAAAAATGATAGATAGCTGATGGTACACTGGTTAGTTTTCACTCTTCAGTTCTCCCTCGTAGAAAAATCGCTCGCTCCAGTAATAAAGAAACGTTTTTGGACAAAACGCCGAAGACGACTGTAAATAGAAGGAAGAAACGCAGACGAAGTGGAGTGAGCACAGCCAGTTTAAAACAAGTCTCTCCTGCTGCTCTCCTCTTCTTCACAGAAATGGTAAAAGCGCCAACAATTCtcttttcgtttttttaaatcaagtcaAACtgttaagcatttttttttgtttaatgacaGGATTACTTGAAGACGGTAATCCCTTCACAGCTCGTCTCCGACCGAGGATCCAATTTAGTAGTCATCAATCCAGGTGCTCCACTTTAGAACCCTAGAAAATCAAATCATCATCCATTATAGCAAGTAAATAAAAccgatttttaattttgttaattgtaATTGGTTTAGGCTCTGCAAATATCCGAATAGGATTAGCTACACAAGATGCACCGTTAAATATTCCTCACTGCATTGCTCGTTATACTAATCAAATTCCCAAATTCAAAGTCCAAGATCAGGTCAGTTCTTACTTACCACTTTTCTACCTTTTTACAGCTTTACtttgttttgttgttaaatttttttcgcTTTTAGATGCTGAATTCGCAGATTACAACAGTACAGCATATGGAACGCGAGAAGGCATATGATATAGTGAGTTAACTCCGTGCTATTCGCATTTTTTGTCTCTACGTTTGCCGAGGAACAGTGtaagacttgatttttttttccttccttttttcttgAAGATAGCATCGTTATTGAAAATACCTTTTCTGGATGAAGAGGTTGCCCACAATTCTTTCCCACGCAAGGTACCTACTACTAATCCATTCAGCCTAATTTAGTCTCTGTCATGGTGGTCTGTAGATCAATATCGGTTTTCTGGTGTTATTATTCTTATAATCTCCACTTTGGAAGAATTTCTGCTTCTCTATTAACTGGTTTAGAAGGCTTTGACAACTGTGGCACTGTCTCTGGAGTTCTCTTTTCGCAATCCTGCTTTTTTGTGGTTATATATGTGATTCTTAGGGTTTCAACCGgagttttcaaaaattttgattttttttttgcttcaaattaattcttttttggtgtttttcgatcgttttgatgtgttgatgtcaaaaataaatttaaaaaaatgaaaaaaatattattttgagaaaaacattttgaaaagcaaccgttaTCACTATCCCAAACACCCTATTAAAGTGagtataaaatatatagtttagaGGGACAAGGGGCTATAGACATGCAGCTCAGTTAATGGTTAGAAATTGCTTATGGAATTATACTAATCAACTCATACTGCAGATAGGACGTGCTGATGGATACAATCCACAGAGTGGCAGGGGTGTGGCTTTCCAATGGGCTAATGTATATGAGCAGGACACTAATTCCTCTTTGGCTTTAGGTAATAGAATGAATGTTGTTCTCTCTAATATACATGATAGTTACGACAAACTGAATTACCTTTTGTACTAGTTATGATGTTTCcatctttaaaactttcaaaaccTTTTGGTGGGCATCTTGTTTGACCTGGAAAGTGTATGACATACCATCTCTAATTACTTCAGAAGTCATGATGGAATCTTGGTACAGTTTACCATTATTGctcatttaatattattgcGTCATGTTTGAAGGTTTgtatattattaattacattTGACTTGGATTAATTTAGCACTGGTGGGGCCAGATTACATGAAGATGGAGTCTGTTATCTTTAAATATATGCTATGAAAAAAATGGTACCAAGGCAATGAAAAATCCAGAATCTGATGTTTCGAAGGGCCAGATGTAACATTTTCATTTTGGGGTGGCCATCACATGGGAACTTATTTGGTAGCCCCCCACCCCCAATTCATCCGTGCCAATGGTTTACCATCCCTATGCAGGGTCAAAAGACTACGTCAAATTGTTTTGGATAGATAGTAGATTTTATTGatggattattttattttgctttgtggTTTTGACTTCAGATAAGAGATCCTTGGCACATTTCATAGTGATTCCTTTGCATAGGTTGCTCTTGATTGATAGACTGCATTTTTATGGTGTTGTCTGTGCTTATTGTCTGgcattaaataatatatgttggCTGTGTGATCTTTATGGTTAcactgttttttaaatataaagcttGAAGGATCAATTACTTTCTCATTCAAGTGATGGTTCTTATTTACCTGTTGTATTTTGTGTATTCTGAGTTTCTGACTACTCTTGATTTTTGTGCCAcatctgataaaaaataagttcgCAGGCATTAAGGCTTTTAGCTTTCCTATTAATTAGTTTCAAGTGAATTTGTGTCTAGATCCTAAAACGTGCAAATTGTTTGTGCAGGATCATCAAAAAATGAAGGTACAAGTGGCGAGTATGTGAAGAAACATGAAGGCACTGATGCTGAGGGGATTAGTTCAGGGGAACGCAAATTCAGAGGACACATTTTTGGTGAAGAAGCGCTTAGAATCTCCCCAACAGAGCCATACTGCTTAAGCCGTCCTATTCGCAGAGGTCATTTCAACATCTCACAACATTATCCTTTGCAGCAGGTTTCGTCCTTGCATTAATTATCTTACAAACATGATTTCATTTGTATGTGCCCTTTTCAGCTGAAGGAGAAAAACAATACCACTTTTCCTCTTTGGAAAGTGCTATTATGTACTGCAACCTTGTGTGTCTGTTGTTGATGTGGACCCAGCTTAACATTGTTGCATTATTTTCCAACAGTTTTAGCATATCCATAATATAAGAAGCCATGCTCTAGTTATTTACTGgtattttcttatttctattGCTTAGGTGCTTGAGGACATACATGCTATTTGGGATTGGATATTGATAGAGAAACTGCATATCCCTCACTCGGAAAGAAACATGTATTCTGCGATCCTTGTTTTGCCAGAAACATTTGATAATCGCGGTAATGATATcttggtagtttttttttatatagcttATGATAACTTCAGAGGAAAAATCTAGTCGTTATTCTCATGTTGGTCCCATGGATGAAATGAAACATGTTAACAATGTGCACTTACTATGAATGATCAACCATGGTTGAAGCAAGACCCTATCATGTTTGTTAATCAAATTAGTGTTGATGTAGCCCTACTCTatcaagagtccaggtagcaTGGCTagttgaataatgtttttaaatcaccCCAAACCCCAAGGTAAAAGAACAGTTTAGACTCTAAAGTAAGCTCATTTCATAAAGTGCTGTCAAAGTGCATAAAGCTGCAggcattaattttctttttttcattttcctcaaAAATTTTATCAGGACACAATCTATGACCTTTTAATCTATGACCTTTTCACCATGCTTTTCAAAGTATCAGTTAGTCAATCACTCATATTCTCTGCTTTGGGGTTCTTTGTGAAGTTGCACCACGTGCTAACTTTTGGGTGGAGTTTGGTACGAGGTTAAAAAATGAGGATGAGTTATTACAAGAGCAATTTTTAAGGGtgtaaaatttagttttaaggAGTTTTGGTATGTTTATGAATTGAAGGTGAATTGCTAgtggaaaaagagagaaattaaattattagtaatGACTGGTGAGAgagacataaaaaattattaggtgTGTATTTTGAGATCAAAAGGCACAAGAGAGAgtaaaaaccaaataatattGCTTGGAGGGCAAAATATACCTtccaaaaacatcaatttgGGGGTACTTAGTATCCCCTCAATAATTAAATCCCTTCCAAAAATTGAATCAAGCATGCTTAAATGGCACAGGGGTAATTCTTAGCTCCCATTACCGTTTTAGCAAACATACCCTTAAGGTAATAGGTGATTTTACTGAattgtatttatttcttttgggAATAGTTGATTCACATTTAAAATTGTGCACTTTACTTTTATTAGGCATGTGCTTGCATATTTCTGCTATATGCCTTGGGCTAGTGAGCCCCTTTGCATTCGTGTTTGCCTGGGCTGTTAATATCACTGGCTTGAAGTCTATTTCAGATGTTCTGTCATTTTGTTGTGCTAGTGTAGCCAAAATGCGagtttcctttattttcatGCACTTACATGTTTTCTTGGCCTGGATCTGCTTTTCCCTACTCTCTTTTGTTCACTGGCCATTCTATGGCCAATTAGTGCAACTGGGTCAacgcaaaaaagaaaacatttggaAGCTCTACCTTGCATACCTGGTTTTTCTCAGCTCCTTTCCTTCTACGACACACTGgtcttgatttctttctttttttccttttccttttccttttctttttctgtttgtCTTATTGGTGCGTTAACTGCTTCATGGATGCTTATGCTTCTCCAGTTCTCCTATAAGGTCACATCTTCACATTTGGTTTAGCAGGGAATAGAACTTGGATAACTCTAGTAATGTCCTGTTGTTACATGTCATGAACAGAAATAAAGGAAATGCTGTCTATAGCATTACGAGACTTGCGCTTTAGCTCTGCAGTAGTACACCAGGTCAGAGacttcttttgttatttttttgaaaaaaataattttacctggtgatattttaatatatggtTCCAGCATCAGATTGTAGTTTTTGGTGGCGAAGGTTGATAGACATCAATCAATTTATTGTTCATATGTTGTTTGAATGTTGGAGTTGGAGACAGTTATGCTAGGCACAGTAGAAATTGTTTTCGAAGGGGATTCTATTGGTGTGGATAGATCTGTAACAATGAAGTCGTGTGGCATGAGGAAGGTTTGGAGGTCATAGATGAGTGAGAAAGATTttggttcttttcttttttggtttcagaaaaatatttccCCCCTTATTTTTTGTGCAACTGAAAATTGTAATTGCCAACTTTAAATTGCGACACTCTTCATAAAGTAttccattaatttatatttttaacatttgatatTCTCTTGTTTACAAGGTTAATGATAATTTGGTAAAGATGAAGGGATgtaaagaacaaattaaaacagGAAGGGGGTCATTTTAATTCGGTTATCATTGGAGGACATTCTGTCTGtccaattaatattttgtttacttcaggttttgatttgaaaatatttgttaattacCTACTTGATTACTTCAATTTAAGGCATTGCCAAACATACTCATCAACAAATATACTCAAAATCTCAAACATGTGAATTTACTTGACTACTTTCATACTTAGTTGATTATTGACTAAAATTTGGATAAATTACTATAATTTatagttgaaaagaaaatcaatgatatcAATTTAAGATCTAGGTCATATTTCAGCATCCAACTTCTTACTTCAGACCCACCATGCCAGTGCCTTTACCTACCATTCTTTTAGCTTGGTTTACatatctattgttttttttccagtttcaatcagttcctcattattttgaaaGCAGCAAATTAAACTGTGCATTCCGTTTGAGATGGTGCAATAAAGAGCACTTACAATTTCGTTAAATTTGTTGGTTGCTATCGGTAGTCTTCTTTATTGATTTGCTTTTCCACATTGACACTGTTATGGTATACACTCCTATATGATGATTTATTCTGAAATGATTGTTGCAGGAAGGTCTTGCTGCAGTTTTTGGGAATGGGTTATCGACAGCATGCATTGTTAATATGGGTGCTCAGGTGACATCTGTTGTTTGTGTTGAGGTAACtgcaattttattcttaaatttagCTTCATAAACATCCAGGCTATGCTGTCCAAATATACCCCGTTTGCTCAATGGTTCACTGGTCAATTACACTGCTGCCCTCTGTTAGAAGGGGGACTGCagttttgaactcccattggggTGGGCGCAATGAAGGGAATACTTTATCA includes:
- the LOC7498020 gene encoding uncharacterized protein LOC7498020; translation: MGFFSFLGRVLFASLFILSAWQMFNEFGEDGGPAVPELISKLAIVKKHISSQLGVVVSDIDPRHLVAGMIVLKGLGGFLFVFGSPFGAYLLLTYLALSSPILYNFYDYDRDESKYFVLLNEFLQSVALFGALLFFIGMKNLIPNRQLKKKTPKAKVG
- the LOC18102483 gene encoding actin-related protein 9 — its product is MDYLKTVIPSQLVSDRGSNLVVINPGSANIRIGLATQDAPLNIPHCIARYTNQIPKFKVQDQMLNSQITTVQHMEREKAYDIIASLLKIPFLDEEVAHNSFPRKIGRADGYNPQSGRGVAFQWANVYEQDTNSSLALGSSKNEGTSGEYVKKHEGTDAEGISSGERKFRGHIFGEEALRISPTEPYCLSRPIRRGHFNISQHYPLQQVLEDIHAIWDWILIEKLHIPHSERNMYSAILVLPETFDNREIKEMLSIALRDLRFSSAVVHQEGLAAVFGNGLSTACIVNMGAQVTSVVCVEDGVALPSTEKTLPFGGEDISRCLLWTQRHHQTWPQVRTDMLTKPIDLLMLNRLKESYCKIKEGELDAVTVVHSYEDGMPAGSHKTRLTALNVPPMGLFYPTLLVPDIYPPPPRSWFHDYENMLEDTLHLEYPRRPDMSDGLFPGINVGYPMWESYPIFPSKPKKEEKVGLAEAITSSILSTGRIDLQRKLFCSIQLIGGEALTAGFIPAVEERVLHAIPSNEAIDTVEVLQSRTNPTFVSWKGGAILGVLDFGRDAWIYREDWIRNGIHVQSGRKYKDSYYLQAQATCYINS